Sequence from the Bos indicus x Bos taurus breed Angus x Brahman F1 hybrid chromosome 16, Bos_hybrid_MaternalHap_v2.0, whole genome shotgun sequence genome:
CTTATGACCCTCACTAAACAAGCACAGGGCAACCTGTTTATCCTCCTCAGTATTAACACAGTCAACACTAAGAGGAAGAGACCCTCCAGGGCTTTCATCCTGCTTAGAATCATCTCAGTTTGAACATCGTAGCACTTCaggaaaaggatttttaaatttgcCTCACAGAATTTACCCCAGACTCTTAGGATAAGAAAACATCTTAAGAATCACACAGAAATCTTATAGGTAACATGCTAGCCAATAAGGAACGTCTTAGCCACAAGCTAAGACCAGTAGCATCAGAATTCAAATGTagcataaatgtaaaatacacacgAAATTTCACAGACTCAGTatgaaagaatgtaaaatatctcactgTTACCTTTTAAAACAGATCACTTGTTGAAATGATATATATAGGATTAAGTAAAACATGTTGAAATTAACCCTACCTATTTTTTTGGTAATGTGACTAAAAACCTTTAAATTGCTCGTGTACTAATGCCTTGTATTTCTAGTGGACAGTACTACTGTAGATCCACAGCCTTAATTCTGACAACAAACTTTTACCACCTGGCATTTCCCAATCACAACAGTAAcataaaagtcaaaagaaaagaagtattttGGCTTCTTTATCAGTTAAATTGAGGTAACAatagaaaaaactttaaaatagtgGAATCACTTTGACTGACACCAAAGAGATattttcaaaaaggcaaaaatagtaCCAGATGCAAAAACTATACTTCTTAAGAAAATAAGATGGGGAATAAACAACCAAGGTTTTTCTAATAAAGTAGGTATAAATGCTGATTATAAGGTTCATCTTTAAAGTAAAATggacatttctttcatttctagcaACTGGgacctcagaaaaataaaatatgtaatattctgtctcttgtgttgtttaaGCATCTACAACCTCAAACAAACCACTATTAACACTATAAAAGGGGAGATACTTATCATAACCTAATTCTCTTCTCCAAAATCAGAAGAGAATAACACCactcaaaagcaaaattaaaagtgaCATCATTTTCTCCAGGGCTGAATATTATGAAGAAaccaaattttaagaaaagtatttttaccacaatttttaaaagtatattttaaaagtgagaaatTGAACCACATAGTTCTCTAAGTGAACTATTTCTTCTTTTACTGTAACACATCTTTCTGCTTtgattttaacaatatttagACCTCCAGAGCTTGCATATTTCTGaatctacaaaaatatttttataaggagAGAGGGGACAGCTGAGTAAAAGGATGGGGGGCAGGTCTGGTGTTCACTCAGGTATTCAGAGGGTGCAAGAATAATAACTTCTGGAGAACTGTCAATGGCAAAatcccattttaaaaagaattttcaaaaattaagacCAAAGGGTCCCCTGGGCTCCACAACAGTTGAGAAGATACTTTCTATGCTGTCCTAACAAATTTATAATTGGAAAAGATCACAGTTGGCCAccaattccttctccatttgATATTTACCAGCTGAGTAAACCCTCAGACTTCTATTTGCTAAGTGATACATTCCTTAGAAACCTTTTCCTTGTGCATTTAAAATGCCAAGATCAATTACGCGGCCAGTAAAGTATGCAGAAAGGAtggtgcatattttaaaataggaagttGAATGCCTGCAGCTTCCTGCCTTGGTACAAAGAGTGATGCTGGTAAAGCTCTTGAGTATAATCCTTAAACACTGAAATCACTCTCAAAGAACTGAGGCTTCTAACACTGCCTAAGAGGTTAAAAAGACTGCCAAATTTTCCATTAGGGCATCCTATTTTTAGAGTCTTTGGAATCTCTCTTTTAAATTGCATTCCACAGTAAGATGTGTTGGACTAAGTTTACAAAAGCAACAACATAAGCATTCTAAGACCTTTATGTTTCCAAGCCTAGGAAGAAATGCTaagcttttacatttttcttctttaagtctTAACTTTACACCTTTAACAACacgcaaataaaaataaaacaaaggtatATATTGGCCCGGAGGGAGGAATGGGAGGCACTAGGAGCTTCTTGACAGCCTAAGTGGTGAGGCGAGGGGGGGAACAGGTAtgaaggaaaatacaaatcacCCGCAGAGGTGGAGACTGTGggcaacagaatgaaaaggaacaGAAGCGCAGAGGAAGCCGCAGGCTCCGCGGGCAGCCGGGCGACGGAGGACCTCTGGCGCGAGTGCCCTAGGGAGGGAGAAATGGGCGCGCGGCGCAGGGAGAGGCCACGGCGgcgagagaaaaagaggaaaacaggggAGCGGAGAAGGGGCGGAGGTGAGGGAACGGGGCTCCACCGCGCCCGGAGGGCAGAGGCGGCGATGCCAGAGGAGGACAGCGCCGGGGAAGGAACGAGGGGGGGGTCCCAATGGCTTTCCCCTCGGCCGCCAGCCGGCCGGTCTCCTGCATCTCGCTCTTCCTCTCCTTACCTAGGAACAGGAGACGCAAGGAGGGCTACCGCCGGGCGCCGAATCTGTTTCCAGCCCCGCTCGCTGACATGGCGGCCGACGAGCTGTCACAGAGGTTGCTCAGGTCTCCCGCCGGTCGGGTGGAGGAGACACCTCTCGCCTTCCCGCCCCGCCTCCTTGTGCTCACCCCTCCCGGCAGGCGGGAGGGCGGCCGGCGGCCAGGGACCGCGGAGCATAGAGCGCGGACGGCTAGAGAGGAGGCACAGAGGGCAGACGACCATAGAGTCCCAGTTCAGACACCGCCTAGACGGGCCTTCTCTCTCCCCGGCCGTCCACTCGCAGTCCTCCGGCGTCTGCGCCGGCACGGAATCGGAAGTGACGGCAAAGGCAAGACGGAGAGGTCATTCGCAGGCACAGGGTGGAGTGTTTACTTCCGCCGGCCTAGTCCTGGAGTAGGGCTAAGTGGCACGTGGGGTGTGCCTTGTATGGAGTTCGTCGACAATGTAACGATCCTGGGTGACCCTGGGACAGGCCTTAGAGGGTGAGAATGTGGGTCCCGGGGGCGGGAATTCCCTCTCGGCTGACGCTTTCAGCGTTTACCCGCGCTGCGCGATTTTGCGTTTTGAATTCCGGAGTGGCGAGGTGGAAGGACGTCCCGGCAGAGAACTGTCGTGGCTTGTATGACTTTCATACGCAACTGAAGCCCGATGTGGAATTTGGGAAATTGTCCTCGCGCCTGTACAAGTCCCGTTCCGAGACCAAGCGGTACGTAACCAGTCCGAGAGTGGCTGAGACCGTGGTGCGCGTGCTGCGGGGAAAACGAAAAGCTGGCCAGCTAATCCTGGAGTGCAATCCAGGTGAGTCCCTCGCGGACTGCATTTTCACGTCTGCGTACTGTCAGAAACATGACCCCTTCGTTTAAGGAACTTTATGGTCTGTGTTAATCCTGACTTCCCATATTTCTGTATCAATTTGCACTTTACAAAATGTTTTGATAAAACGTGCTCTTAGATTTCACTATCTTCCCCAAAGAACTTTTCATCTCTTTAGTGCATTTTCCATAGACCGTAGCAGGATGCTGGGAACACAAGATTTATAGACTTactgaagaataattttttttaaagcaccatTTCCTATCACGAGCAGTCAAGTTCTGTTTGAAGTGAAGtggagtgaagttgctcagtcgtgtccgactctttgcgaccccatggactgtagcccaccaggctcctccatccatggattttcccggcaagaatactggagtgggttgccagttctttcTCAAGTTCTGTTTAGGTTTCGCAGTACCTTTGCTATTAAAATATCCGGATAGCCAATAGTAACTGGTAAGCTAGAGGcaagcttttttgtttgttttttttcttgagagGTAGTGGAACATTGTAATTAAGAGCGCAGGTTTTTCACTCTTTGACGAAATGCTTTCAGAGCCATGCAGCACCACGTACCGGTTTTGATGTTGAAGTAAAGTGACTGTCTAATCCCCGAtttctttatatgtaaataaGGAGTGTAATATCTACGTTGGggatgttgtgagaattaaaattaGATCATACAGGTAAAACATCTAATTTCTTTGATATTGAAAAAGATTATGGTGTTTCTTTTGCAAATAAACTTTTCGTTCTTTTAATGTGCTAGGTCCTGGAGTACTCACCCGAGCATTGCTTGAAAGTGGTGCCAGAGTGATTGCCCTTGAAAGTGACAAAAATTTTATTCCAGAATTGaaggtatatttttgtttttaaaaataatttattgttcaGTCAGCTACATTCCAGTGTTTTAGGGAAGTAAAATTAAGCacacagattatttttaaagaatcactCTTACAGGCTATGCCATGAATATCTCCTTACTCTCAATGGATAGAACAGAGTAAGTATCAATGATTGCTGAATGACTGAAAGATAGgattcaaacttttttttcctaattctagCTCTGCTACATGTGGGTGACTTTGAACAAAATGTATAACTGGTGTCTCTAGGCTTGTTTCCTCATCACTAGTGGACTATCCTGTGCCTCTTCTTTCTTAGAAGGGGCTTGGAAGGGAGCTTAGAATCTAGTTGCTAGTATTAGGTTAATGGGACTATGCTAACCCTGGACTTCAGGACTTAAGGACTCAGAGGCTGGAGAAGTTTGATGTATTCTTATAAAACTCCGTGGAGTAAAGGTATTATCCAAATGGATTTTTTAGTGAATTCAGCTTCATGTATGGCTGACAAGTTCAGTAAACAGTAAAGTGGAAATTCCTGGCCTCATTGCcagcctctttttctttttttctttcctttctttccttcttttataaatCATTTGGTTcaattcaggaaaataaaaccatACAACACATTAGATGGTTGTTTTTCTACAACTGAAAAAAACCAAGATTATAATCATGTTATGTAATTGATGTTTAATCTGCTGAAAGTCCAAAAACATGACGAGAAAAAGGACACACAAAATTGTTCAGAGATTCAAGATCTTGAATGTGATTAAGTAAACAAAGCCATCTGTAATTTCAAcctggaaattaaaaacaagatagCTTTTATTTTGGTATTTAGAAGGGTGCCTACTTTTGAAGATTACTCTACATgttcagagtttttccaagagaatgcactggtcatagtaagcaccctcttccaacaacacaagacaaatctctacacatggacattaccagatggtcaatgctaaaatcagattaattatattcttttcagccaaagatggagaagctctatacagtcagcaagaataagaccgggagctgactgtggctcagatcatcaattCCTTATTGCaatattcaaacttaaattgaagaaagtaggtgaaatcactagaccatgcaggtatgaactaaatcaaatcccttatgattatacagtggaagtgacagattcaagggattagatctgatagacagagtacctgaagaactatgaacggaggcatgacattgtataggaggcaatgatcaagaccatccccaagaaaaagaaaggcaaaatggctatctgaggaggcctttcaaatagctgagaaaagaagagaagctaaaggcaaaggagaaaaggaaagatgtacccatttgaatcactgaagtgaactgaactacaGATGGCATTAACATGTCCTGTTTACAGTTTGTTATCCTGTAACACAATGGTTTTCTATAAGGTCAAAGTAACAGTCTCAAAACAATTGAATCAATGAAAAAAGGATAAATAGGGTCTGGAGAATTCCTCACACACAGTATTTCTTGAGAGAATGTAAGACTACCcttgaaaatatttctgaaactgtAAATAGAAGTGCAAAATTGAAATGTCTTAAGTCTCCATTCCCTCTTCCCCTTAGCAATAGCTTGAGCCCAGCCTTTAACTCATTAtaaagtgcagccaaaaatgggaaaactctatacagtcagcaaaaacaagaccaggagttgactatggctcagatcatgaactccttattgccaaattcagacttaattgaagaaagtagggaaaatcactagaccattcagatatgacctaaatcagatcacTTACGACTATGCagcggaagtgacaaatagattcaagggattagatctgatagagtgcctgaagaactatggatggaggttcgtgacattgtacaggaggcagtgatcaagactatctccaagaaaaagaaatgtaaaaaggcaaaatggtggtctcaggaggccttacaaatagctgagaaaagaagagaagtgaaggcaaaggagaaaaggaaagttatacccatttgaatgcagagttcccaaagaatagcaaggagagagaagaaagccttcctaaatgatcagtgcaaagaaatagaggaaaacaatagaatgggaaagactagagatcttttcaagaaaattcgagataccaagggaacatttcatgcaaagatggtcacaatacaggacagaaatggtatggacctaacagaagcagaggatattaagaagaggtggcaagagtacacagaactacaaaaaagatcttcatgacccagataaccacattggtgtgatcactcacctagagccagacatcctagaatgcaaagtcaagtgggccttaggaagcatcactacgaacaaaactagtggaggtgatggaattccagttgagctatttcaaatcctgaaagatgatgctgtgaaagtgtttcactcaatatgccagcaaatttggaaaacaaacagcagtggccacaggactggaaaaggtcagttttcattccaatcccaaaggcaatgtgaaagaatgctcaaactactgcaacaattgcactcatctcaatggcaccccactccagtactcttgcctggaaaatcccatggacggaggagcctggtaggctgcagtccatggggtcgctaggagtcagacacgactgagcgacttcactttgagttttcactttcatgcattagaggaggaaatggcaacccactccagtgttcttgcctggagaatcccagggacgggggagtctgatgggctgctgtctctggggttgcacagagtcagacacgactgaagcgacttagcagcagcagcagcacatgatagtaaagtagtgctcaaactttggccaccttatgtgaagagttgactcattggaaaagactctgatgctgggagggattgggggcaggaggagaaggggacgacagaggatgagatggctgcatggcatcactgactcgatggacgtgagtctgggtgaactccgggagttggtgatggacagggaggcctggcatgctgcgattcatggggtcgcaaagagtcggacacgactcagcgactgaactgaactgaacagtgctcaaaatctccaagccagccttcaacagtatgtgaatcatgaaattccagatgttcaagctggatttagaaaaggcagagaaaccagagttcaaattgccggcatccgttggatcatcaaaaaagcaagagggttccagaaaaacatctattgctgctttattgactaagaaaagcctttgactgtgtggatcacaacaaattgtggaaaattcttaaagagatgggaattccagatcacctgacctgcctcttgggaaatctgtatgcaggtcaggaagcaacagttagaactggacatgggacaacagactggttccaaattgggaatgaagtacatcaaggctgtatattgtcactctgcttatttaacttctaggcagtgtccatcatgagaaacattgggctggaagaagcacaagctgaagttaagtttgccgggagaaatatcagtaacctcagatatgcagatgacaccacccttatggcagaaagtgaagaattaaagagtcccttgatgaaagtgaaaaaggagagtgaaaaagttggcttaaaacttaacattcagaaaactaagatcattacatctggtcccatcatttcatggcaaatagatgggaaaacagtgacagactatctttttgagctccaaaatcactgcagatgatgactgcagccaagaaattaaaagatgctctgttgatggacagggaggcctggtgtgctgcagtccatggggtcgcaaagagttggacacgactgagtgactgaattgaactgaactgaaagtgaagagcCATTCAAAGTTTCGAGTGAATTCATATGTATGTGCCAGAATAAAAGAGAAGTAATTAAATAGAACCTTTGCAACCCTAAATCAGAGCCTTAAGTGGTGCTCTTAGCAAGCAGTGCTTCTAGCCACCTAAAGGCTCTCAGTTGTACTAAAAACTAAAAGGATTTTCAAGGTTAATGCTTGACTCAGCATGTTTACCTAAATTTAAAATCCTTCTCTCCCCTAGTCCACTCCCCTGATAAAATTCTCAGATTCCACATTAATAGTGTTTCAAACAGGAacaatttgttttcctctttggatGTGCTAGAGATACACATGTTGTAAATTGTGTTCTATAATGATAAATCATCACAACTTGTGTAAATCAACtactctttaattttgtttttatttaaatagatgGAGTTATATCTCATTTGAATTGTGAAGACTATTGTTGAAGAAATAGCTATGTGTATTCAGTAGAAGAGACATCATCTTTTGTGGtggttattcagtcgctcaggtgtgtccactcttggcgacccctggactgcagcacaccaggctcctctgtccttcactatctcccagagtttgatcaaactgttttccattgagtcagtgatgtcatccaaccatctcatcctcttgtctcccccttctcctcttgccctcagtctttcccagcatcagggtcttttccactgagtcagctcttcacaacaggtggccaaagtattgcagcttcagcttcaacatcagtccttccagtgaatattcagggttgattttgtttaggattgactggtttgatctccttgctgtccaggggactcaagagtcttcttcagtaccacaattcgaaagcatctattcttcggtgctcagccttctttacgggcCAATTCTcgtatccatatatgactacagcAAAAAcgatagctttaactagacagattttgtcagcaaagtgatgtctctgctttttaatatgttatctgggttggtcatagcttttcttccaaggagcagttgtcttttatttttatggatgCAATCATagtccacggtgattttggagcccaagaaaataaagtctgccactgtttccattgtttccccatctctttgccatgaagtgatgggactggatgcactctgctctctcactttcatcaagaggctcttcagttcctctttactatctgccataagggtggtgtcatctgcatatctgaggttattaatatttctcccagcagtcttgattccagcttgcacttcatccataCCAGTGTTTtgcatgatacactctgcattgaagttaaataagcagggtgacaatatacagccttaaagtactcctttcccaatttggaaacagtctgttgttccatgtccgcttctaattgttgcttcctgacctgcatacagatttctcaagaggcaggccaggtggtctggtagtcccatctctttaagaattttccacattttgttgtgatccacacagtcaaaagggtttagtgtagtcagtgaagcagagtagatgtttttctggaatatccttgctttttctatgattcagtgaatcctggcaatttgatctctggttcctctgtcttttctaaatccaacttgaacgtCTGGAAattcagttcacgtactgttgaagcctcgattgaaggattttgagcattaccttgctggaatgtgagatgagtgcagttgtgcggtagtttgaacattctttggtgttgcccttctttgggattggaatgaaaactgaccttttccagtcctgtggccactgctgagttttccaaatttgctggcatattgagtgcagcacttttaacagcatcatcttgtaggatttgaaataactcagctgaaattccatcacctccacttggtTTGTTTATAGTTATGCTTCCAAAGGCACACTTCCTAAGGCTTTTGTGGTAAACTGTGTCTTAGTTCATTTATGTCTTCAACCTGTACTTCAGTATCCAGGTCTACAACTTCCTACCTGCATCTCCACTTAAGTCACGTTATAGGTGTCTCAAAATTATCATGACCAAAATGTATTGTTTCCACTCCCAGCTCTGTGCCTTTTTCTATCACTAGTTTTTTTTAAGGGTCCTCTTGAAAGTAATCATTAAATGCTAAATTTAGAAATAGAGTCATATTTATAGGTTGAATTCAAACAGTTAAGAAagcttagttttttcttttaactcataACTTTAAATTGAAGATTCACTGAAACCTTGTAAATACCTGTAGAATTTTTTGTGCATGAGAACCTCAGTGTGCACATCAAAATGTTGCTTTCTTCTGTTTGATTTTTAGTAACTTCGAATTAAGTTTGTAGAGTCAGTAGCTAATACTTCCTCTCACTAGTAAGTTCTCAAGCACTGCCAGGTGAAAAACGTATGGGCAGTAAAAAGATTGAGGTATATTTTTTGTCTTCTAGCAGGCAAGGAGCTTTCCTTCTGTTGCTGGCTCTGACTTtaggaaaagtaaaggaaaaattaagaagaaGCTAGAGAGTGACCTACAGAATGGGCCATGTTTGTTTGGTAAAGGACTTACTAAACTGTtctgggaaaaaatggaatactCTCTTGAATCTGTCTAGAAATATTCTCTTGGATCTATCTGTCTttccctttaatatttttattgttattttctgttataaAACATCTTCCCATTTTTAAACACTAAAATTTCTAAACaagttctctctttctctctctagtcCTTAGGAAACAGTGTGAATGGAAGACTAGAAGTGATCTATTGTGACTTCTTTAAACTGGACCCTAGAAATCATGGCATGGTGACCCCTCCCGTTATGACTTCAGATATGCTTTTTCAGTATTTGGGAGTGAAAGCACATCCTTGGAAAAAAGgtgatttttgtctttcagtAGAGAAGTAGCTTAGAGTTTGTCAGTTTTTCTTTAGCAGTATACCAGGTTTGTTAAGATTTGTGTAAATATTTACATAGTATAGTTTATGGGCAGTTGCTCTTAAATTGATTATGGCTTTTCCGTCACCTAGATTCAATCAGAGCAATTTTGTAGGGGCTAAGTTCTAGATcatggaatgatgctaaggcttaGTTTTCATTGAAGTAACTTTAAAACAATATAGTTTGTTAACCTAACTTGACTCAGTAAAGTATActcataggaaaaaaatgttaagaatttatttaaatacttttgcTTGTATCCTTAACAGGTTTCCCTTTAAAAGTAGTTGGGATCTTACCAGCTAAAACTGAGAGAAACACACTTTGGAAAATTTTACATGACCTGTATTCCTGTTCTTCTGTTTATAAATATGGACGAGCAGAactaaatttgtttatttctgaaaaggAATGCCGGGTAGGTTGTTACAAGTACCTGattaggtttttgttttgaaagagtACTGTGATTTTTATCAGATTAGTCTTAATCTGCGTGATTTTAATTTGGGCTCATGA
This genomic interval carries:
- the TFB2M gene encoding dimethyladenosine transferase 2, mitochondrial, translated to MWVPGAGIPSRLTLSAFTRAARFCVLNSGVARWKDVPAENCRGLYDFHTQLKPDVEFGKLSSRLYKSRSETKRYVTSPRVAETVVRVLRGKRKAGQLILECNPGPGVLTRALLESGARVIALESDKNFIPELKSLGNSVNGRLEVIYCDFFKLDPRNHGMVTPPVMTSDMLFQYLGVKAHPWKKGFPLKVVGILPAKTERNTLWKILHDLYSCSSVYKYGRAELNLFISEKECRKLTANPQTPALYQSLSVLGQTACGIKVLCTEPSSLFDTYAIKGELEKQRHRESLEQNLCFVQLTPHRNLFTGTLTPFNYDVFFHMLRQCFMKRNAKLIDHLPSLSPIDAVHILKQIKKKKDVRVVDMYPKDFLRLFETIECSKDDTCKWLYDEFMEDALS